A portion of the Kineosporia corallincola genome contains these proteins:
- a CDS encoding serine/threonine-protein kinase yields MPHDATARAAGETGRIGQYRLVQRLGEGGMGVVHLGLDANGKAVAVKVLRPHIAGDPDARRRLAREVATLRRVRHPRVAGVLDADVEGDVPYVVTSFVPGKTLEKHVRDHGPLPRGHVARIGKVLADALGTIHAAGVVHRDVKPANVMLLDGEPVLIDFGIAHAADESRITHTGLVMGTPGYLSPEIIGGDPVSAATDWWGWGATLAYAATGRPPFGTGPIEVVLDRVRRGVTDLDGVDEGLRATLTAALSVDPRVRPHHDELIAGLAASAPVRPTPTTGSNPQLPSWGGRGDVYVSPDEETRRTPFPGEAIFAQQPVKPSDSTAIRLPDGPDPDEVATARTPPPGFADAKTSVIPPDAVGSSSNMPTHVIPPPSAHADAATSVIPPTGGGNNDATSVIPPYQGGGSDGATSVIPPTWGTPPQATRRFDPPAQARQNQQNGQQNGQGPANGFDSRVQQAYGAPANPYGPQSQQGQHGQQNQHGQQGQHQQGDPARRGSAPVLQKGRPIGDDPNAPQEHHDEETAGGVLERLPLGSSKAFLVGLLLAVAGIGAVAPYGAVCIVGIGMLVARVVDRTNTALLVRRDSHGSRPSDGVVTFLSMPWRILSSAVSTIFSLILPLLIGVSVAFIVAAAQTGGTPSAAIPGAPVPLAVGMAALVLTAWWGPGGGPVRRGAEKVVSSITGNAQVRVVGWAVLVLLLISVLTVLKNADHLPDWGPLEGTDLVQQLSAE; encoded by the coding sequence ATGCCGCACGATGCAACCGCCCGTGCAGCAGGCGAGACCGGGCGGATTGGCCAGTACCGCCTCGTCCAGCGCCTGGGGGAAGGCGGGATGGGCGTCGTCCACCTCGGACTGGACGCCAACGGTAAGGCCGTCGCCGTCAAGGTGCTGCGCCCGCACATCGCGGGCGACCCGGACGCCCGCCGTCGCCTCGCGCGCGAGGTCGCCACGCTGCGCCGGGTCCGTCACCCCCGGGTCGCCGGGGTGCTCGATGCCGACGTCGAGGGCGATGTGCCCTATGTCGTCACCAGCTTCGTCCCGGGCAAGACCCTGGAGAAGCACGTGCGCGACCACGGGCCGTTGCCGCGCGGCCACGTGGCCCGCATCGGCAAGGTGCTGGCCGACGCGCTGGGCACGATCCATGCCGCCGGTGTGGTGCACCGCGACGTGAAGCCGGCCAACGTGATGCTGCTCGACGGCGAGCCGGTGCTGATCGACTTCGGCATCGCGCACGCCGCCGACGAGTCCCGCATCACCCACACCGGTCTGGTCATGGGCACGCCCGGCTACCTGTCGCCCGAGATCATCGGTGGTGACCCGGTCAGCGCGGCCACCGACTGGTGGGGCTGGGGCGCCACCCTGGCCTACGCCGCCACCGGCCGCCCGCCGTTCGGCACCGGGCCGATCGAAGTCGTGCTCGACCGGGTGCGGCGCGGGGTCACCGATCTCGACGGCGTCGACGAAGGGCTGCGCGCCACCCTGACGGCCGCGCTGTCGGTCGATCCCCGGGTGCGTCCGCACCACGACGAGCTGATCGCCGGCCTGGCCGCGTCGGCACCGGTGCGGCCCACCCCCACCACTGGTTCGAACCCGCAGCTGCCCTCCTGGGGCGGGCGCGGCGATGTGTACGTGAGCCCCGACGAGGAGACCCGCCGCACGCCGTTCCCGGGCGAGGCGATCTTCGCGCAGCAGCCGGTGAAGCCGTCCGACTCCACCGCGATCCGGCTCCCCGACGGCCCGGACCCCGACGAGGTGGCCACGGCCCGCACGCCCCCGCCGGGATTCGCCGACGCCAAGACCTCGGTGATCCCGCCGGACGCGGTCGGCTCCAGCTCGAACATGCCCACCCATGTCATCCCGCCGCCGTCGGCCCACGCCGATGCCGCCACGTCGGTGATCCCGCCGACGGGTGGGGGCAACAACGACGCCACGTCGGTGATCCCGCCCTACCAGGGCGGCGGTAGCGACGGTGCCACCTCGGTCATCCCCCCGACCTGGGGCACGCCGCCGCAGGCCACGCGGCGCTTCGACCCGCCGGCCCAGGCGCGGCAGAACCAGCAGAACGGGCAGCAGAACGGGCAGGGCCCCGCCAACGGGTTCGACTCGCGGGTGCAGCAGGCCTACGGCGCCCCGGCCAACCCCTACGGACCGCAGAGCCAGCAGGGTCAGCACGGTCAGCAGAACCAGCACGGTCAGCAGGGTCAGCACCAGCAGGGCGACCCGGCCCGGCGCGGGTCGGCGCCGGTGCTCCAGAAGGGCCGCCCGATCGGCGACGACCCGAACGCCCCGCAGGAGCACCACGACGAGGAGACCGCCGGGGGCGTGCTCGAGCGCCTGCCGCTGGGCTCCAGCAAGGCGTTCCTGGTCGGTCTCCTGCTGGCGGTCGCCGGGATCGGTGCCGTCGCCCCCTACGGCGCGGTCTGCATCGTCGGCATCGGCATGCTCGTCGCCCGAGTGGTCGACCGCACCAACACCGCGCTGCTGGTGCGCCGCGACTCGCACGGCTCACGGCCCAGCGACGGCGTGGTCACGTTCCTGTCGATGCCCTGGCGCATCCTGAGTTCCGCCGTCTCCACGATCTTCTCGCTGATCCTGCCGTTGCTGATCGGGGTGAGCGTGGCCTTCATCGTGGCCGCGGCGCAGACCGGTGGCACGCCGTCGGCGGCCATCCCCGGCGCTCCGGTGCCGCTCGCCGTCGGCATGGCGGCGCTGGTGCTCACGGCCTGGTGGGGTCCCGGTGGTGGGCCGGTGCGGCGCGGCGCCGAGAAGGTGGTCTCGTCGATCACCGGCAACGCGCAGGTGCGGGTGGTCGGCTGGGCGGTGCTGGTTCTGCTCCTGATCTCGGTGCTCACGGTGCTGAAGAACGCCGATCACCTGCCGGACTGGGGTCCGCTCGAGGGCACCGACCTGGTGCAGCAGCTGAGCGCGGAGTAA